DNA sequence from the Oryza brachyantha chromosome 5, ObraRS2, whole genome shotgun sequence genome:
GgtgctttctttttctgtaCCTACATGGGTTCCTTTCTAATAAGTTTATACACCCAAATTGTATACATCCGATgtttatatatcaaaagttTATATCAAATTCCAATTCGGATGAAATGCTTTAATCTACAACTGTTTTGTATTATGCAAAGTGTAtgtgtataatttttctaggacaacttaggccgcgttcggcaagaagtctaagttaacttaacccattgttttccgcgcgcatgtttctcgaactgttaaacggtatattttttcaaaaattttctatagaaaagttattttaaaaaatcatattaatctatttaccTATTACTACGGTTTTCATGTCGGATATGTTAACTTACCCACCCCATGAACGAACACGCCCTTATTGGGATGGACTAGATGCATATGAGGCTTGGGTCAAACGTGTTTGTGATCCAAAGCCGTGTGCAAACACTCACTCATTAGACCTACCTTGGTTGCACAGTGTCTATggctaagggggtgtttgtttgtaggggctaaactttagcccctagtcaTATCGGATATTTAGATACTTggatatttagatatttattataaatagtaaacatagattattaataaaactcatccataatcttggactgattcgcgagacgaatctaatgagcctaattaatccacgattaacttatgtgatgctacagtaaacatttgacaattatggattaattaggcttaaaaagtTTGTCTcatggattagctctcatttataaaattagctttttattagtctatgtttaatacttataatcaatatccaaacatccgatgtgagatgaggctaaaaaattttgcctTTCTAAACGACACCTAAGTGTGGAGCAACCAACGGTGGATTGGAGGTATTGATTTCATCTGGGGAGGgtcatacaaaaattttaggagtATTTAGTATTTAATGGTCATCTCATGATCCACTAATGGAATGGACTCATAAGTGATCAATATATCATCTTAGGGGTACGATAGGGATTAGATAAAAATCTCAAGGTATACAAAAAGATTGTTTTTCAACTTTAGTCAAGCTTCAGGGTTTTTAATACTTTGACCTAAGTACACGCAGGTGAaatttcgattttttttcttgacagTTAGATGAGCATATGAATGCCAAGAGTTAATCCTTGCCAACAATTCACAATATAAATCAGTTAAAAACCCTTTGGTAAGTTTGGTTCAGAATATGATATATTCCTTGTTAATGCATTTACTTtcaacctcatcttttcgcttttgattGTGCttacaaactaaaatttaactaaaagtttattttttaaccattatttttaaatcattaagaatatatactactaccaggtgtagctacttcctgcacgtccatgatgaaaaatgttttcataactatttctgctcccacccaacagaaagtatagataCTATTAAAATCTCATGTGAAtaatacaactatatatatatatataaagtctgTACTTTCtattggaagagagaagaaatatgtataaaggtgtttctgcaccttagatatgaagggagtagctacacctggtagtaggatagaggcttcctatatatatatatatatatatatatatatatatatatatatattacttataaattattttctatttataaatatgtcaagtGAGGGCCTTCCTCAGAAAATTTCAATCTACTTGTCACCTAAGCAACATCTTTTATCTTAACTGTTCATAAATCATGATTGCAAGGTTTTGTGGCTGTGGAGACAAGCTTTATGATGATGCTTGCTAAACTTCTACTCCAGATTGCATTGTGAAattgcttctttttcttcaagGGACATGAGGCACCATATAGTTCCATTTAGAGAACTCGTGTATTAGGTTAAACTTTGGTGGGACGACAGATACCATTATCTCTTATATCtgtatttttccttttcgTTTTCAGTCACTATTTGTATAGGTTCGAAGCACCTAAGAGTAATTTAAACATCGAGATATAAAACTGCATGGAAACTGTATAAATGTTGTCTCAATATTCTTAGAGGTTTTGTTATCATCTatggttcaatatgatcaaatctCTAAATATCTTTATGTAAAcataaaagagagaaaataataagAGTAAGTAGGATCATTTTGAGTCGCTCAGAGGGGTACAATGTACCTCAATTCAGAGGGTTACATTACATTTACGTGTAAGCAAAACTTTGAATTAACACTAAATCCCATCCCTTTCGAGTCCATCCCCGGACTAAAGGAAGCATCACATAAAtcgattttttaagtttttaattttatttaataattaatttacaaaattatattttcatttctaaAATCTATAAATCTAACCTCTTATCGCCCTACTATAGAACGAAAAGATGACGTAGCAGACAACAGGGAGCTAGGAACGACGATGACGGCACAGTTGCATTTTTGTGGTTTAGCCCCTTGTTGACTATTGTAAGGGTGACATGAGGttagatttataaattttggtaacgaaaatatagttttgtaaattatttattaaataaaactagaaatttgaaaaaattccACGTAAATCTACTCATCGACGTACAGCCCGCAAAGGCCCATTCTACCAACCAATACGTGGCCCAACAAGAAGGCCCAACAGGGCAGAGCACAAGGCCCACATCCCCGACAAGCACAGGGCGTCGAGGCCACTTGCCTCTCCCGTGCGGCCACGCTTGCATTGCCTTCCCGCTTCTAGCTTGCAAGCCACTtccccaatccaatccaatccagcGCGAATTAATCAACCTCTTTACTTTTGCTTAAAACCTTCAACTAAGCAAGTGTATCAGTCTCAGCAATGCCTACGCTCTCCAACAAGATGGTGGCCATTGCCACCGCAATTAATCTATCTGCGTCGACGAgatcgaccgatcgatccatcgatcgatctctcttGCTTCCAAGCCAAGACGACCCTgtctcactcactcactcactgtCTCACTGTACGTACGTGTACATGGATCTCCAGCTCTCATGCATCCTTCCAACATATAAATTGCGATCTTGTGCTAGTGTTTGCGAGCTGGAGCTGCAAATTAGCCTGCAACGGCGTGTGTACGGCCcagcggccatggcgacgtCGCACAGGAAGGAAACGAGAAGGAAGGCTTCCGTGCTGCaatgcttcttcttcttcgtgcTTGGAGCTCTCGCCATGGCTGCATCGATGGCCGCTCTAcatgcgtcgtcgtcggcgtcatCGTCGGTGTGGCGGTGTTCGCACCTCGCCGACGATGATCCGAGCAGCAGCCAGgtggtcgacggcggcggcgagtgggGGGTGGTGAGGACGAGGGGCGCGCAgttcgtcgtcggcgacgatgGCCGGCCCTTCTACGTGAACGGGTTCAACACGTACTGGCTGAtggtcctcgccgtcgacgcgtCGACGAGGGGGAAGGTCACCGAGGTGTtccggcaggcggcggcggtcgggcTGACGGTGTGCCGGACGTGGGCGTTCAACGACGGCGGGTGGCGGGCGCTCCAGAAGTCCCCCTCTGTCTACGACGAGGACGTCTTCAAGGTGATGTTATCTGAAATTATTTCTTTCAGCAGTTTGTGATTCAAATGAATTTCAGTCACTCAGATGATACATTTGAAAACCTGTTCGATATTACGTGATCTAAACCGTATATTCCCAACACGTTAAGGTCAACGTCAGTCGATTAATAAGCGAGTAAGATAgcactaaattttacatagaaaatagtggtacttTTCGGTACTTCTcgaggatgaaaaaaaaactcttcatAACCTCTCCATTACCTAATGATCCGTTCAATTAAATCGTTGATTGAGATATACATTTATATTCACATGATGGCTAGATAATATGATCTGCACATTTCCTTTAATTGTCATCATTCatcaatacaaaatatatatcaccCTTATCTTCTATCTTTTAATTATGGTTAtttggcaaaatttaaatttgattttgagggcttttaagttttagcttttagatcgctacgaacatttatataaaagttttatttataaattattatttattaataaatataccgtttgtccttttttaaaaaaaacccaaaaaaattgaCCCGATACGATGGGTTGAgcttactccctctgtcccaaaaaaaaaaaaaccaattctccggttttcgtgtccaacgtttgaccatccgtcttatttaaaaaattctgcgaaaattagaaaaaaaattagtcacacgtaaagtactgttcatgatttatcatctaataaaaacaaaaatatcaatcgtaagaaaattttgaataagaggaagaataaaaaattataggtaaaaattaaaaaattggtttaatttGGGACGGAGCGAGTAGATCCTTATCATTCAATACTGAGcacatgtacatatattaaaatttcttCGCGGCAAGCATAATGTTTAGATACACCCTCTGGAATGGTATTAACTCCTGACACTTGTACAGGTCTGGCTAATAGATAATTCACTTGATTATATGGATGGgtcctaaattttttatgttgtagGCCTAACAAAAACTCTCTTCGTTtacgtaagatgtttaacttttttagttataatatttaactatttattttattcaaaaaattatggaaatatcatttattttgcttgtgactcaccttattatcaaaagaattttaagcacgatttgtcattttttatatttgtattaaatttttgaacaaacgAATGTTCAAACgttacaggaaaaaaaatcaaacatcttatattataaaacggaggtattAAGTTTTAACAAGTGGTTCATAAAATCCTAATATGGGTTTCgagattatatttttagaagatGTGGCACAATTAATTCATGGCAATAATCTGGTGCTCGGTTGGAACGAATGGGCTATCAGCCGGTTATTATTGCCCGTATTCAGTACTAGCCATTAAGAATTCATTATATTGTACCATACTACTAGTAGAATCATGTGACAATAAACTATACTAACTAGAATAACAGTAACCCATATTTTGCTCCctctaatttttaatatttaatgatGCTGATTTTAAGACATATGTATATgatcatttaatattttttaaatatgcaaaagaTGCAAGACAcgcttaaagttattttaataatacaacctaatcataaaaaagtaataattactattttttaatgagaTGAATATTTAAACCTAAATTTAAAGGGCCacgttaaatataaaaaatcggAGAGTACTGTTCTAGTTGTTGCAGGTTGCAGATGAGTCGCCTGTTCAAACATCTCCGCAAGCATCAATATTCCGTTCAATTTCCACTGTAGTTGGATAGGATAGGATGACAGACTTCCTTCTCTAAACGGAGACGCAATTCacccaataattaattaagatccATCGCGTAACAACATCTATCTACGTTTCACTCTCATAACGAACAATCAAGCTAGCTGATGATCACTTGCACACTGCATTAATGTTCTTAGTGAAGTAATCAACGAATGAAAGAATTAAGATCAGTCTTAATGCATAGTTTCGTGATATAGTCATCAAAACTGTAAACTAGATAACTAAGCCAGATAAATTTCATGGGAATAAAACTCAATCATCTCTCGTCTCATAAAACTCTCTTATTTAATAATCCTGTTACTCAAGTCAATCTGATatgatattatatttaatgtgTTGACAATCCATGAACTGGCCTAATTGTGCACACACCTAAGAAaaacgtgcatgcatgcaggcccTGGATTTCGTGGTGAGCGAGGCGAGGAAGCACGGGATCAGGCTGATCCTGCCGCTGACCAACAACTGGGACGACTACGGCGGCAAGGCGCAGTACGTGCGGTGGGCgcaggccgccggcgccgacgtcaacctcaccgccggcggcgacgccttCTTCTCCGACAAGACCGCCAGGGGCTACTTCAGGAGGCACGTCACGGCGGTGCTGACGAGGGTGAACACGTACACGGGCGTGGCGTACAGGGACGACCCGACCATCATGGCGTGGGAGCTCATGAACGAGCCGCGCTGCTTCTCCGACCCCACCGGCGACACGCTGCAGGCGTGGATCAGGGAGATGGCGTTCCACGTCAAGTCCGTCGATCCGGCGCACCTGCTCGGCGTCGGCTCCGAGGGCTTCTACGGCCggtcgtcctcgccggcgcgcctCCAGGCCAATCccaacgccggcgccgccctcgtcgGCACTGACTTCGTCCGCAACCACCGCGTCCTCGGCGTCGACTTCGCGTCCGTCCATGTCTACCCAGACAATTGGTATGTGGGAACGGCCGGCGCATTGTCCGCCGGCCGGGCACGCAGATGTCGCAGTGCGTGCAAGCTCGATCTAACACGTATATACCACGCCGGTCGCATGTTCCTGCAGGCTGCCGGCGGGCGCGACGCAGGAGGCGCAGCTGAGGTTCGCGACGTCGTGGGTGGAGGCGCACATCGCGGACGCCGAGGGCGCGCTCGGCGGCATGCCCGTGCTGTTCGCGGAGTTCGGGGTGTCCGCCAAGGCCGGGGCGGTGTTCAACGCGACGTCGAGGAACGCGTTCATCGAGGCCGTGTACGGGGCGATGCTGCGgtcgacgcggcgcggcggcggcggcgcgggcgcgctgCTGTGGCAGGTGTTCCCGGAGGACACCGAGTACATGGACGACGGATACGCCGTCGTGCTGCCCAgggcgccggccaccgccgggaTCGTGGCGGCGCACTCCAGAAGGCTGCAGGCGTTCAACTCCCGGTGCGAGTGGAGCTGTCGCTGGGGCTGCAACAGACAGAGGAACACTCCAGAGATGACGAAGGAAGCTGACGTAGTGTAGTTAAATTGTACGCCAATTTGCATGCAGCTATAGTTGGCCATAAGGCCCGAGGCCTGACGGCCCGGCCCAAGGCATGGTCcggttcaataaaaaaaatattagaaaccttaaatagacttaatttattcatataaggcctagccaaaaaaaagtacgtaaaatagacttagtggttgtttggatccagagattttttttctcttgtcacATTAGATGTTtagatgttaattaggagtattaaatatagaccgataacaaaactaattgtataaataaagactattttattagacaaagcctaattaatcaaccattagcaaatgtttactgtagcatcatattcgctaatcatggactaactaggctcaatagatttgtctcgcgaaatagtccagagtatgaggtgagttttattaatagtctatatttaatacttctaattaatgtccaaacatttgatatgatagggactaaaaaagtcCCTAGGGATCTAAACAGGATTTTATTCTAGCCATATATAACACAGCCTAAAGAAAAGGGAGcgaaaatagacttattttaacAGTCCAAAGAAGTAAGGGGGTGGAATGTAGacttactttttaaaaaagtacaaCGGACCATCATGCCTTTGGGCTAGCCCGGCACAGCCCGAGTGGTATTGGGTCATGCCTGGACCGCCACTGTCGCTTATGGGCTAGCACGGCACGACCCGACATGTTGATCAGGCCGTGTCGGCCCGACCGACTTCAGCATGAGCCCAGCTGTGCATGGAACATGCTGTGCTGGCCTGCCCAGTTGGCCATCTATACATGCAGCTATAGTATAGTTGGTATGAAAATTGACGTGTGTAACTGATCAAAAATAAGATGTAACGAATGGCAAGTACCAATTGTGCATGAGGAGGTTGTGGGATCGATGGAACAGTCGGAAACCCCTTCTCTCCTCCCAACTTGAAACCATCCTTCAAAACCGACCCCTATCATAGTGACGAAGATAGAACGAAATATAAGGAGGTTTCACCTATTTGCTTATTTGTGCTTTGAATTGGTTTTAAACCGTTGCGggtatctaaatttaaattaaggtggtgtgtatatatatatattaaaaatagataaactctagtaaaaaaaatttcaaaccgGGTTCCAGGGCACCCCTAGGCGTATTGCAGCTCCGCCCTGCCTACCATGAAACCTAACTCTTACTCCCTCGGTTTCAccgtgaaaaaaatatggaacacGAGGAGTACTAATCGTCACTGTTACCATGCCATCGCCTCTAAGACCTGGATGCCACCCTTCTCGGCTCTTCTTCCCTTTCTTGGTCTCCCTCTCCCACAATCGATTACTGAATTTGGTGAGGTTTCAATAACCTGAAATCTAGCAATTTCCCTTCTCAACATATAAATCGAGGAGCATGTTTTGTTACTTGGATTTGGTTGTCAATTTTAATGTGGGCGCTACAGCTATTTCGCACGCATGCCGCTCACGCGCGTATCAACAAATGGCAAAATGAACTCCATGTGTCTTCCGATTTCCTTTTTGCTGATTGTTCTACTCTTTGTTCAATTCTGCACTGCGTGTAAGATGCATTTAGCTCTGGTAGGCTAGTTTGTATGGACTAGAGAGGCATCGGCTAATTctttttgtattaaaataaaaaaaatcaacaatcaTTCTACTTTAAATCCTCTAGCTCAAATGAATATTTCTCAAATTGGAACTTTCGATTTAGAATTTGAAACTGTAAATTCAATCTTTAAagctttcataaaaaaaattgaaactgtGAGTTCAATCTTGAAAACTTCCGACTCAAAATGTGAAACTTTCAATTCTCTTGTCAAAACTTTCaactcaaatttgaaattattaatTCAATATTCCAAACTTCCAAGTCAAACTTGAAAGTTTCATTCGTTCTTCCAATCTTGCAACTCAAATCTGAAAACTTTCAGtcgaaaatttgaaaaaatatgccCAAATTTGAAACTAACTTTCAactcaatttatttattcaccactatttcttaaaaaataataactaaacattaataattattttatagttataaAAGAGTGACGGTGCATGCAACTTTGTATTTGTGCGTACTAGCACCTACCACATATTTTGTCTAGTATCATCTACTGGAGTGGAATCTTGCCTCGATACATTCCTAGGTCCAATCCGGTTCTCTGACGTAGTGAACAAAAGTCACAAAAACATACAAAAGTCACAAAAACATACATTAACATGTGGCCTGCCCCACGGTACGCTAGCGATCGATCTCATGCGCTCGTT
Encoded proteins:
- the LOC102720240 gene encoding putative mannan endo-1,4-beta-mannosidase 5; its protein translation is MDLQLSCILPTYKLRSCASVCELELQISLQRRVYGPAAMATSHRKETRRKASVLQCFFFFVLGALAMAASMAALHASSSASSSVWRCSHLADDDPSSSQVVDGGGEWGVVRTRGAQFVVGDDGRPFYVNGFNTYWLMVLAVDASTRGKVTEVFRQAAAVGLTVCRTWAFNDGGWRALQKSPSVYDEDVFKALDFVVSEARKHGIRLILPLTNNWDDYGGKAQYVRWAQAAGADVNLTAGGDAFFSDKTARGYFRRHVTAVLTRVNTYTGVAYRDDPTIMAWELMNEPRCFSDPTGDTLQAWIREMAFHVKSVDPAHLLGVGSEGFYGRSSSPARLQANPNAGAALVGTDFVRNHRVLGVDFASVHVYPDNWLPAGATQEAQLRFATSWVEAHIADAEGALGGMPVLFAEFGVSAKAGAVFNATSRNAFIEAVYGAMLRSTRRGGGGAGALLWQVFPEDTEYMDDGYAVVLPRAPATAGIVAAHSRRLQAFNSRCEWSCRWGCNRQRNTPEMTKEADVV